The Mucilaginibacter terrae region TCAACGCAGTTCAGGCTGTGGGCTATTGAGGCGGCTAATATACCCGCCTGGCTATTTGAGGAAAGCTACCACGTAGTGGGCGACCTATCAGAAACAGTAGCCCTGCTCCTGCCCGATCATGAGCAAAGCAGCAGCAAAACCCTTACCGAATGGGTTGCCGAAATAAACGGTTTAAACAATAAAACCGAAGAAGAAAAGCACCACTGGCTACTACATTCGTGGGCATCGCTGGATGCGCAGGAGCGATTTGTATTTAACAAGATACTGATGGGTAGTTTCCGCGTGGGTGTGTCGCAAAACCTGGTTATTAAGGCCCTGGCCGATGTTGCCGGGCTGGATGGCGCTGTGCTAACCCACCGCCTGATGGGTAAATGGATGCCCGAAACCTATCAATACACCGAACTGGCACATGCTGATACCGCACTGGAAGACGTATCGCGACCGTATCCTTTCTTTTTGGCGTACCCGGTGCAAGAGACATCCGAAAAGCAAAAATCGCCCGAAGCCATGCAGGAGATTTTGGGCGATGCCCCCAATTGGCAGGCCGAGTGGAAATGGGACGGCATACGTGCCCAGCTCATTAAGCGCAACGGCGAAATATTCATATGGAGCCGTGGAGAAGATTTGGCAACCGATAAGTTCCCGGAGCTGCACGCTTTTTTACAGGAATTACCAGATGGCACCGTGTTAGATGGCGAGATATTGTCTTTTAAAAACGGGCTGCCCCTACCCTTTGCCGTATTGCAAACCCGCATTGGCCGTAAAACATTGAGCAAAAAAATACTGGAAGATGGCCCGGTAGCGCTGATTGCTTACGATTGTTTGGAATACGCAGGCGAAGACATCAGGTACAAAACCCAAACGGAGCGGAGGCAAATATTAGAAGGTTTACAAGCTACTACAGCTTACCCTGATGTATTTAATATTTCAGCATTGATCAACTTTGGCAGTTGGGATGAACTGGCCGAAATAAGGGAGCAATCGCGTGCCATGGTAGCGGAGGGTATTATGCTGAAACGCAAGGACGCTCACTACCAGGTTGGCCGTCGCCGGGGCGATTGGTGGAAATGGAAGATCGACCCACTTTCGATTGATGCCGTGATGATATATGCTCAGAAAGGGCACGGTCGCCGTGCTGATTTGTATACCGACTACACCTTTGCCGTATGGGATGGTGATAAGCTGGTGCCGTTTGCCAAAGCCTATTCGGGCTTAACGGATGCGGAAATCAATAAGGTTGATAATTTTGTAAAGCGCAACACGCTCGAAAAATTTGGCCCTGTGCGTACCGTAAAACCCGAATTGGTTTTCGAGATCGGGTTTGAGGGCATTAACAAGTCAAGCAGGCATAAATCGGGCGTTGCGCTCAGGTTTCCGCGCATATTACGCTGGCGGCATGATAAGCCTAAGGAAGAGGCCGACACCATTGAAACCCTGAAAGCGTTGCTGGGTGAGCAGGAATAACCCCCGTCAGGTATTGCGAATTACACTTACTTCGCCGTTGCTTTCCATGTATATTTCATGCACTTCTTCCAGTTTGGTGGCATTGCCTTTGGAGCGTACATCGCTCATAATATCCCTTTCGGTAAGCAGGCTGCGGGTTAGGTTGTGTTTATTTAGTTTACCATTTTGGTATAAGGGCATGCTCATTCCTTTAAGGTGCCTGTCTAAAAAACTACTTTTTATACAGGCATACGCCAATAACCGGTGCAAAACCACCAGCAAAAAGCCGCTGCAAATGGTTGCCCAAAACGGGGATGCTCCTACAATGGCCCTGCTTAATACAGCGCCCAGTATAATAACCAGTGTATTATCAAAGGCCGTACGCTTGCCAAACGTGCGCCTGCCCGAAATTCGTACCATAATCAGCGCCATAAAAAATACCACTACTGCGCGTATACACATTTGCAGCATAGCCAAATCCTGTCCGCTTCCAAACGCGTCTTGTATCAGTTTCATAAGTTTATAAATTGGGTTACAATATGTACGTATTATAACATAGTTGTGTTTATGCTGATGTAAAAAATATACCCAGTTTATGTTCGCTGCAGGATAATTAAAAAGAAAATCTCTGTTTAACGATTAATAGCTTACTTTTTATAATTTTAAGGCGCTTTACAAGCACTAAACACACTATGGACATTATTCACAAACTTTTGGGCGAGGACATACAAGCCGGCCTGCTAATTATTTTAAACCTTATTGTTATTGAAAGCTTACTCTCGGTAGATAATGCCGCCGTGCTGGCAACCATGGTGCTCGATCTCCCCAAAGAGCAACGAGAAAAAGCCTTGCGTTACGGTATCATCGGTGCCTATGTTTTCAGGGGTATTTGTTTGTTTTTGGCTGCCTGGCTGGTTAAAATATGGTGGCTGAAACCATTGGGTGGATTGTACCTGTTGTACCTTGCGTTTGATTACTTTAAGGGCAAAGCAGGGGGCGATAACGAAGAAGAAGCCGTTAACAAAAACGAAAGCTGGATATACAAATCAACCGTTGGCTTAGTGGGCAACTTTTGGGCTACCGTAGCCTTGGTTGAGGTGATGGACTTGGCTTTCTCTATTGATAACGTTTTTGCCGCCGTAGCCTTTACCGACCATGTTTTCCTAATTTACGTGGGCGTATTCATTGGTATACTGGCGATGCGTTTTGTAGCGCAGGCCTTTGTTAAACTGATGGAAAAATTCACCTTCCTCGAAACCATTGCCTTTATTGTAATTGGTGTATTGGGTATTAAACTTTCATCATCGGTGTACACCCATTTTGCGCCTCAAAGCCCGGTTGCTAAATTTTTAGAGGGAGAAAAAATGGACCTGTTTGTTTCGATATTTACCGTAGCTGTATTTATAATACCTGTATTAACTTCATTACTTTTCAACTTTCCTAAACGCCACACCATTGAGCCTGAGGTTGCCGAGAAAGCCGATGATGTTTTAGACAGAAGTTAAAATCATAAATAGAAAATAGAAGCAGCCGCTCCCTTTATCAGGAAGCGGCTGCTTTATTTAGTGGCAATATCTTATTTCAACCCTTCGTTCAGTTTTGTGTTAAGATTATTATTGATTGCTGTGCAGATGCAATGCGACTGGTTATGGCCGGGGTAACGCCTTCAACATTAATATCGGTCATTTTGCCTATAGCATCGGTATACCATTTGGCCCACACTTCAATTTTATGCTTTTCGTCGGCAGCCGGGGTACCGGCTTTTATGGCTTGTAAACCCAGTTTGTATTCGGTTTGAAGTCGGTCAGTTGCATTCTTCTCCAGCTCCGCAATCAAGGCCAGTGTGGTCGGCTGGTTGGCATCGGTAAGAGTGTAAGCCGTGGCCAAGGCACTCACACCTGTGTTTTTCAACTCCTGGGGCGAGACCATTTCCAGGCGGTCGGCATCGGTGTGGTAAAACACATCGGTGAAGTGCCACATCAATAGTCCCGGAATTTTGGCTTGCAAAAACGGGGTATGGTCGCTGCCTCCCTCAAAGGGATTGCTTTTAACTACCCAGCCATTGTCCTTGCCTTGTTGTTTACAGCGGTTAAGCACCAAATCATTAAAATAATGCGGAAACATATCGCTCTCCTTCAACACATCGCCGCCCCACTCGGTATGCTTGTCTTCGCCACGCGTCCATATGGCCGATGGGTCGGGCATCTTTTCGATCAGGAAACTGCCTCCGGTCTTGCTTACATCTTCGCCAACCATGTCCAGGCTCATGCCCCATTTAATACCTTTGGCGCGTTCGGTATCTTCTTTAATATATCTTGCTGTAGAGCTTATTTCCACACCCCATAAAAAGGTAATGGTGCGGGCAGGTTCAAACTTTTTTTGACCGACTAACTGCGCGGTTACCCGTGCCATTTCGGCCAGGGTACCTACACCGCTTGCATTATCGTTAGCACCGGGCTCCTGCACATGTGCGCTGAAAACAAAGCGCTCGTCGGGCTTATTACGGCCCCGTGCATTGGCTACCAATGTTAATTCTTTAGAGGTGTACATTTTGGTGGCAACATCCACATGCAACTTAACCACACCTTTTTGCAAGGCGACTTTCAAGCGTTCTTTGGCGGCATAGGAAAGTAAGATAGCGAGTTTGTTGCTCAAGGTATCCGGGTTTGATACCCGGCTGAATTGTATAGAATTTATATACTTTTCGGGCTGGGTATACGCAGGCATGCTGTAGCTCATAGCTCCCAAAGCACCATTTTTAATTGCAAGCTGATACACCATGCCAATGGAACCCTCGGCAAAAACAATCTTGTCTTTTATAGCGTTGGCATCGGGGTTTTTAAGGGCTGCTTTATCTAAATATACCACTTCGGCCGTTATACCGCCTTTAGGAGTGCTACCACAATTTATGGCCAGCATATTACGGTTGGTAGCAAACTTTAAAAGCGGCGTTTGCTCGCCCTCTATCCTTACCGTAGCATCAACCGGCTCCCACGCAGGTTGCTTAAGTTCACGGGTTTCCAGGCGATAGGTTAATGCGCCATCGGCCTCGCCCTTTACCTCTTTTTTATAACCTGCCTTTTGCAGTATTTTTTCTACCTCCAAAATACTCTCATTAAAACCCGAATTGCCCGGTACGCGCCAGCGTTTTTCAACAAACGCAACGGTTTTAAAGGCATCACCCTCAACAAAGGTTTTTTGTAAAAGAGGGTAGTAATTATCAATGGTGTTAGCATTTTTTTGCGACCAGGCAAAGCTTGTGTATAGTGCAAGAACTGTACAAATAAGGATTTTTTTCATGTAGCGAATCATCAAAAACAAGGTAATGATTAAAATCTTTCA contains the following coding sequences:
- a CDS encoding ATP-dependent DNA ligase is translated as MKSFAQLFTSLDETNKTNEKVKVLREYFACVPDTDKMHMLALFTGRRPKRQINSTQFRLWAIEAANIPAWLFEESYHVVGDLSETVALLLPDHEQSSSKTLTEWVAEINGLNNKTEEEKHHWLLHSWASLDAQERFVFNKILMGSFRVGVSQNLVIKALADVAGLDGAVLTHRLMGKWMPETYQYTELAHADTALEDVSRPYPFFLAYPVQETSEKQKSPEAMQEILGDAPNWQAEWKWDGIRAQLIKRNGEIFIWSRGEDLATDKFPELHAFLQELPDGTVLDGEILSFKNGLPLPFAVLQTRIGRKTLSKKILEDGPVALIAYDCLEYAGEDIRYKTQTERRQILEGLQATTAYPDVFNISALINFGSWDELAEIREQSRAMVAEGIMLKRKDAHYQVGRRRGDWWKWKIDPLSIDAVMIYAQKGHGRRADLYTDYTFAVWDGDKLVPFAKAYSGLTDAEINKVDNFVKRNTLEKFGPVRTVKPELVFEIGFEGINKSSRHKSGVALRFPRILRWRHDKPKEEADTIETLKALLGEQE
- a CDS encoding DUF421 domain-containing protein; this translates as MKLIQDAFGSGQDLAMLQMCIRAVVVFFMALIMVRISGRRTFGKRTAFDNTLVIILGAVLSRAIVGASPFWATICSGFLLVVLHRLLAYACIKSSFLDRHLKGMSMPLYQNGKLNKHNLTRSLLTERDIMSDVRSKGNATKLEEVHEIYMESNGEVSVIRNT
- a CDS encoding TerC family protein — protein: MDIIHKLLGEDIQAGLLIILNLIVIESLLSVDNAAVLATMVLDLPKEQREKALRYGIIGAYVFRGICLFLAAWLVKIWWLKPLGGLYLLYLAFDYFKGKAGGDNEEEAVNKNESWIYKSTVGLVGNFWATVALVEVMDLAFSIDNVFAAVAFTDHVFLIYVGVFIGILAMRFVAQAFVKLMEKFTFLETIAFIVIGVLGIKLSSSVYTHFAPQSPVAKFLEGEKMDLFVSIFTVAVFIIPVLTSLLFNFPKRHTIEPEVAEKADDVLDRS
- a CDS encoding M28 family peptidase, with the translated sequence MKKILICTVLALYTSFAWSQKNANTIDNYYPLLQKTFVEGDAFKTVAFVEKRWRVPGNSGFNESILEVEKILQKAGYKKEVKGEADGALTYRLETRELKQPAWEPVDATVRIEGEQTPLLKFATNRNMLAINCGSTPKGGITAEVVYLDKAALKNPDANAIKDKIVFAEGSIGMVYQLAIKNGALGAMSYSMPAYTQPEKYINSIQFSRVSNPDTLSNKLAILLSYAAKERLKVALQKGVVKLHVDVATKMYTSKELTLVANARGRNKPDERFVFSAHVQEPGANDNASGVGTLAEMARVTAQLVGQKKFEPARTITFLWGVEISSTARYIKEDTERAKGIKWGMSLDMVGEDVSKTGGSFLIEKMPDPSAIWTRGEDKHTEWGGDVLKESDMFPHYFNDLVLNRCKQQGKDNGWVVKSNPFEGGSDHTPFLQAKIPGLLMWHFTDVFYHTDADRLEMVSPQELKNTGVSALATAYTLTDANQPTTLALIAELEKNATDRLQTEYKLGLQAIKAGTPAADEKHKIEVWAKWYTDAIGKMTDINVEGVTPAITSRIASAQQSIIILTQN